In Vigna unguiculata cultivar IT97K-499-35 chromosome 3, ASM411807v1, whole genome shotgun sequence, a single genomic region encodes these proteins:
- the LOC114179339 gene encoding uncharacterized protein LOC114179339, which produces MGLNDKHNNADGKDPDFGAIFMSNCETKRQCFKKGLFGLPSTEIQFVEQVKAGMILFLYEYEKRQLHGVFKASCDGGINIVPNAFAKLGKQFPAQVKFDPVWFCKPLPEKLFRDAIRENYFSANKFNFGLSENQVYKLIYLFSKRKLEPEPPGRPLSRPEYLKSERYPLGNVGRSVDHGMQIERGQSGLGLGDNISPVIMHKHQGDSFDYNGKVEYTGLNASDIKRGTTAQFSAVDNASEYEYVCDYSGLKDESRFIAYENEDYMDICHRPNITDGYPKSLCDKIRIHGEGSLSINDRLMGNSLPETDQRMVFSNDNPGQRNSHINSSGFYSNPILEHSSLVQNQLRSTSTMIQPMQAQLLSNTCATQGSANSKRSSLLYDPDVPGLNFSQASSFGVMDGSKPVIERITPVNNFGRNSLNSQPYLIHNNELKDTSRWHPVDFQKSVLYGSNRDFIPLNTVQNSDQLAAESVVSEACDDVPSLKSLSSPIPPDIGKSSRSLHEPFPSLFHNHQPWLGTEFHSTTLQENPSHEITLQKSSETFNHDILWANEGHFKEDDPLIYEYDIGCYGGTQNNNSGYAKKKSSVFSRLSFMQDINEQDGHNDFHTSVDEVMERVRQSHNMWMTKRMPKLKPKRNKAESLKDYTQRSSLRTKEGDFSENTLNDQIIDSTTATVGNTNKAAEVTCFVDFKRRSKVGKPSAGNENSVVGQQKRRKLIRPNFGNSLTSDDKVIDLDTSQNLGLGSCNVEDVKESCCALVQTEVNTKAGAEASDIISEIHSDDNNSCRAREYGSSGGGERTSNSALAVFSDKSEGLDSIKVDTNIQNINGGTHTEDKETNHARGYVCGEGGQKATEGALTAFSDGSKCLENVTHNSFSSASCRGDRCHTKKGLCTMDIIKSVSLNSKSSFSICQDHQVHKIECAGGGTNADKEIPKECSTITVKDGSEKVLIETSAPINESLHGIDSLKQVHAGTDSMCSICEEHDKITSSGRGSNSTEQLSKDGSSFDGVKDGFDCLQNSNIETGAIVPSFFKEVLSMTESKKSVCSDSESLPSLCLECAGRPIKTEDCRSSVLTEVKDGSDGSQNCGYTCKQKMI; this is translated from the exons ATGGGGTTGAACGATAAGCACAACAATGCTGATGGGAAAGACCCGGATTTTGGAGCAATCTTTATGTCAAATTGTGAGACTAAAAGACAATGCTTCAAAAAGGGACTATTTGGCCTCCCATCAACTGAAATCCAGTTTGTAGAGCAGGTTAAAGCTGGAATGATTCTATTCTTATATGAATATGAGAAGAGACAACTTCATGGTGTGTTCAAGGCTTCCTGTGATGGAGGTATCAATATTGTGCCTAATGCATTTGCGAAACTGGGGAAGCAATTTCCTGCTCAG GTTAAGTTTGATCCAGTTTGGTTCTGTAAGCCACTCCCAGAAAAATTATTCCGTGATGCAATCAGAGAAAATTACTTTTCAGCTAACAAGTTTAACTTTGGGCTATCTGAAAATCAG GTCTATAAACTTATATATTTGTTCAGCAAGAGAAAGCTAGAACCAGAGCCCCCTGGTAGACCATTGTCCAGACCCGAATACTTGAAATCGGAAAGGTACCCTTTAGGCAATGTTGGAAGATCTGTTGATCATGGAATGCAAATTGAAAGAGGTCAAAGTGGGCTAGGTTTGGGTGATAACATATCACCTGTCATAATGCATAAACACCAAGGCGATTCTTTTGATTACAATGGTAAAGTTGAATATACTGGATTAAATGCAAGTGATATTAAGCGAGGAACGACTGCTCAGTTTTCTGCGGTGGATAATGCAAGTGAGTATGAGTATGTTTGTGACTATTCAGGATTAAAAGATGAAAGTAGGTTTATTGCATATGAGAATGAGGATTATATGGATATCTGTCACAGGCCAAACATCACTGATGGATACCCCAAAAGTCTATGTGATAAAATTAGGATTCATGGTGAGGGAAGCTTATCAATTAATGATAGGCTCATGGGTAATTCCCTTCCAGAGACGGATCAGAGGATGGTATTTTCAAATGATAATCCTGGTCAACGTAATTCCCATATCAATTCATCTGGCTTTTACAGCAATCCTATTTTGGAGCATAGTTCTTTGGTTCAAAATCAGCTTAGGTCAACTTCAACCATGATTCAACCAATGCAGGCACAGCTCTTAAGTAATACATGTGCAACACAAGGAAGTGCTAATTCTAAGAGGTCATCCCTTCTATATGACCCAGATGTTCCTGGTTTAAATTTTAGCCAGGCATCATCTTTTGGAGTTATGGATGGTTCTAAGCCAGTAATAGAAAGGATTACTCCTGTAAACAACTTCGGGAGGAATTCCCTGAACAGTCAACCATATCTCATCCATAATAATGAACTGAAAGACACGAGCAGGTGGCACCCTGTTGACTTTCAGAAGTCTGTTTTGTATGGTAGCAACAGGGATTTCATACCTCTCAATACGGTTCAAAATTCTGATCAGTTGGCAGCAGAATCTGTTGTTTCTGAGGCTTGCGATGATGTTCCGTCCTTGAAGTCTTTGTCATCCCCTATCCCACCAGATATTGGAAAGAGTAGCCGCAGTCTACATGAGCCCTTTCCTTCGTTGTTCCATAATCACCAACCATGGTTAGGAACCGAGTTTCATTCCACGACTTTGCAAGAAAACCCAAGTCATGAGATAACATTACAGAAAAGCAGCGAAACATTTAATCATGATATTTTATGGGCAAATGAGGGTCATTTCAAAGAGGATGATCCACTAATCTATGAATATGATATTGGATGTTATGGTGGTACTCAAAATAACAATTCTGGTTatgcaaagaaaaaaagtagTGTTTTTTCTCGATTATCTTTTATGCAGGATATCAACGAACAAGATGGTCACAATGATTTCCATACTTCAGTTGATGAAGTGATGGAAAGGGTTCGGCAGAGTCACAACATGTGGATGACAAAAAGAATGCCGAAGCTCAAGCCCAAGCGCAACAAAGCTGAAAGTTTGAAAGATTATACTCAAAGAAGTAGTTTGAGGACGAAGGAGGGTGATTTCTCTGAGAACACCTTGAATGATCAAATTATCGATTCAACTACTGCAACTGTGGGCAATACTAACAAAGCAGCCGAAGTCACATGTTTTGTGGATTTCAAGCGGCGTAGCAAAGTCGGGAAACCTAGTGCTGGAAATGAGAATTCAGTGGTTGGGCAACAAAAGAGAAGAAAGTTGATCCGCCCAAATTTCGGTAATAGTTTAACTTCTGATGATAAGGTCATTGATCTCGATACTTCACAAAACTTAGGACTTGGAAGTTGTAATGTCGAAGATGTTAAGGAAAGCTGCTGTGCTTTGGTTCAAACTGAGGTAAACACTAAGGCAGGTGCTGAAGCAAGTGACATTATTAGTGAAATACATTCTGATGACAATAATAGTTGTCGTGCTAGGGAATATGGCAGCAGTGGTGGAGGAGAAAGAACATCCAATAGTGCTCTTGCTGTATTTAGTGATAAGTCAGAAGGTCTGGATAGCATTAAAGTAGATACTAATATTCAAAACATTAATGGTGGAACACATACCGAAGATAAGGAAACTAATCATGCCAGGGGATATGTCTGCGGTGAAGGAGGACAAAAAGCAACCGAGGGTGCTCTTACTGCATTTAGTGATGGATCAAAATGTCTGGAGAACGTAACCCACAATAGTTTTTCTTCAGCTTCTTGCAGAGGCGATAGATGTCATACCAAGAAAGGTTTATGTACGATGGATATTATAAAATCAGTTTCTCTGAACTCAAAGTCATCGTTCTCAATTTGTCAAGACCATCAGGTGCATAAGATCGAATGTGCTGGCGGAGGTACTAATGCTGACAAAGAAATTCCCAAAGAGTGCAGCACTATTACAGTTAAAGATGGTTCTGAAAAGGTTCTAATTGAAACTTCTGCTCCTATAAATGAAAGTTTACATGGGATTGATAGTTTAAAGCAAGTACATGCAGGTACAGACTCAATGTGTTCAATATGTGAAGAGCACGATAAGATCACTTCCTCTGGCAGAGGAAGTAATTCTACAGAACAATTGTCGAAAGATGGCAGCTCCTTTGATGGAGTTAAAGATGGATTTGACTGTTTACAGAACTCCAACATTGAAACTGGTGCAATTGTTCCTTCTTTTTTCAAGGAAGTCTTATCTATGACTGAGAGTAAAAAGTCAGTATGCTCAGATTCAGAATCACTGCCTTCTCTATGTCTAGAATGTGCTGGCAGGCCTATTAAGACTGAGGATTGTAGATCCTCCGTTCTTACTGAAGTTAAAGATGGATCGGACGGTTCACAGAACTGTGGCTATACTTGTAAGCAAAAGATGATTTGA
- the LOC114175251 gene encoding protein MAIN-LIKE 2-like, whose translation MAAYISSQERFGGVAKLRNLKVDHDLVTALVDRWRPETHTFHFPTRECTINLEDVLLQLGLCVDEPPIIGLTMLDWDEKCDTLLGIAPIKGESIVGFMIKLKWLGDNLLPIDENFSIEVIHAHARALILGLIGGF comes from the exons ATGGCTGCATACATTTCTTCTCAG GAAAGGTTTGGCGGTGTGGCTAAATTGAGAAATCTAAAGGTTGACCACGATTTAGTGACTGCTTTGGTAGATAGGTGGAGGCCTGAAACACACACATTTCATTTTCCAACTAGAGAATGCACCATAAACTTGGAAGATGTGTTACTTCAATTGGGGCTTTGTGTCGATGAACCCCCTATCATTGGTCTAACTATGTTGGATTGGGACGAGAAGTGTGATACCTTATTGGGTATAGCACCGATTAAGGGGGAATCGATTGTCGGTTTTATGATCAAACTAAAATGGTTAGGGGATAATTTGTTGCCTATAGATGAAAATTTCAGTATTGAGGTCATTCATGCACATGCTAGAGCTCTTATATTAGGGCTGATTGGAGGGTTTTAA